A stretch of the Acidisarcina sp. genome encodes the following:
- a CDS encoding type II toxin-antitoxin system RelE/ParE family toxin, which produces MNEDYDADLGGGVFKFRLARQGEGTSGGARAMVAMKVGQRVVLMFGFEKKDQASIKADELRAFRKAARVYLGYSEEEMVAIVREKSLSEIAKTNLGRGEKHGKSV; this is translated from the coding sequence GTGAATGAGGATTACGACGCTGATTTGGGCGGCGGGGTCTTCAAATTCCGGCTGGCACGACAGGGAGAGGGAACCAGCGGTGGAGCTCGCGCCATGGTTGCGATGAAAGTGGGCCAGCGAGTTGTGCTGATGTTTGGCTTTGAGAAGAAAGATCAGGCCAGCATCAAAGCCGACGAGCTGCGGGCGTTCCGCAAGGCAGCCCGTGTCTACCTTGGTTACAGCGAAGAAGAGATGGTGGCTATTGTGCGGGAAAAGTCCCTTTCAGAAATTGCAAAAACAAACCTTGGGAGAGGAGAAAAACATGGCAAAAGCGTATAA
- a CDS encoding DNA-binding transcriptional regulator: protein MAKAYKSEALAAIHESMADLHKIGMLGSKTMREFDQACLTPVLELSPAAIRRIRTKAAVSQAVFAAHLNVTTGVVSKWERGEKQPRGPAAKLLTLAAKHGLEAIA, encoded by the coding sequence ATGGCAAAAGCGTATAAGAGCGAAGCCCTTGCTGCGATACACGAGAGCATGGCGGATCTGCACAAGATCGGCATGCTCGGCTCGAAGACCATGAGGGAATTTGACCAGGCGTGCCTGACTCCGGTGCTGGAATTGTCGCCGGCAGCTATTCGTCGCATTCGCACGAAAGCGGCCGTGAGTCAGGCAGTCTTTGCCGCGCACTTGAATGTGACTACTGGCGTGGTCAGCAAATGGGAGCGTGGCGAAAAACAGCCGCGAGGGCCGGCGGCAAAGCTGCTCACCCTTGCTGCCAAGCACGGCCTCGAAGCCATTGCTTGA